Proteins encoded in a region of the Paucibacter sediminis genome:
- a CDS encoding substrate-binding periplasmic protein — MLLRLLLCLYLLLPGRPALAAEPRPLRMAVIPAWGAPYAIFKDGALVGGIDFDLAQAIGEALRLPVQHVLLPRPRVDAAVAAGEIDLRCHLSPEFTRMPEQYLWSSPLLELENVLVGHQTAEALASLEQLPRGQALGTVLGFVYPGVDERVADGRLRRDDTIAIERSLQKLSLNRVPYAIAEQREVSWYQRANPGHNIAYWRLPLFKAEFRCAVPKSGRGEAGGNGGELMLAAIERLRSSGQIERILARYLVSQPVVVSSARSPLARLSRQEVSELYLGQARALPDGSAPQLLASGGALRDEFYARVLERDAAQVKAAWSRLVFSGKGHAPREFADPAQLRAALLANPGAIAYLDASQVDASMKVLYAP; from the coding sequence ATGCTGCTGCGCCTCTTGCTCTGTCTATACCTGCTGCTGCCGGGCCGGCCGGCCCTCGCCGCCGAGCCCAGGCCGCTGCGCATGGCGGTGATCCCGGCCTGGGGCGCGCCCTATGCGATCTTCAAGGACGGCGCGCTGGTGGGCGGCATCGACTTCGATCTGGCCCAGGCGATCGGCGAGGCGCTGCGCCTGCCGGTCCAGCATGTGCTGCTGCCGCGCCCGCGCGTGGACGCCGCTGTGGCCGCCGGCGAGATCGACCTGCGCTGCCATCTGAGCCCCGAGTTCACGCGTATGCCCGAGCAATACCTGTGGAGCAGCCCGCTGCTGGAGCTGGAGAACGTGCTGGTGGGCCACCAGACCGCCGAGGCCCTGGCCAGCCTCGAGCAGCTGCCGCGCGGCCAGGCGCTGGGCACGGTGCTGGGCTTCGTCTATCCCGGCGTCGACGAGCGCGTGGCCGACGGCCGCCTGCGGCGCGACGACACCATCGCCATCGAACGCTCGCTGCAAAAGCTCAGCCTCAACCGCGTGCCCTACGCGATCGCCGAGCAGCGCGAGGTGAGCTGGTACCAGCGCGCCAACCCCGGGCACAACATCGCCTACTGGCGGCTGCCGCTGTTCAAGGCCGAATTCCGTTGCGCCGTGCCCAAGAGCGGGCGCGGCGAGGCTGGGGGCAACGGCGGCGAACTCATGCTCGCCGCCATCGAGCGGCTGCGCAGCAGCGGGCAGATCGAGCGCATCCTGGCCCGCTACCTGGTGAGCCAGCCGGTGGTGGTGAGCTCGGCGCGGAGCCCGCTGGCCCGGCTCAGCAGGCAGGAGGTGAGCGAGCTCTACCTCGGGCAGGCGCGTGCCCTGCCCGACGGCAGCGCGCCACAGCTGCTGGCCAGCGGCGGTGCGCTGCGCGACGAGTTCTACGCCAGGGTGCTGGAGCGCGATGCGGCCCAGGTCAAGGCCGCCTGGTCGCGCCTGGTGTTCAGCGGCAAGGGCCATGCGCCGCGCGAGTTCGCCGATCCGGCGCAGCTGCGCGCCGCGCTGCTGGCCAACCCGGGTGCGATCGCCTATCTGGACGCCAGCCAGGTCGATGCCAGCATGAAAGTGCTGTACGCGCCCTGA
- a CDS encoding PaaI family thioesterase has translation MQIEQLQQEIPRIFAPWIAQMGLEVLSAEPGRVRLRLPVKPEFVHVGGVMCGQAAMAAADTAMVLAMMATLGEFRPMTTVQLQTSFLRPVSGTHCLIEAQVLRSGKSLAFGQIDILGADGKLAAQATTTYALL, from the coding sequence ATGCAGATCGAGCAGCTCCAGCAGGAAATTCCGCGCATCTTTGCGCCCTGGATCGCCCAGATGGGCCTGGAGGTGCTGAGCGCCGAGCCCGGCCGCGTGCGGTTGCGCCTGCCGGTCAAACCCGAGTTCGTGCATGTGGGCGGCGTGATGTGCGGGCAGGCCGCGATGGCCGCGGCCGACACCGCCATGGTGCTGGCCATGATGGCCACGCTGGGCGAGTTCCGGCCCATGACCACGGTGCAGCTGCAGACCAGCTTTCTGCGCCCCGTCAGCGGCACGCATTGCCTGATCGAGGCCCAGGTGCTGCGCAGCGGCAAGAGCCTGGCCTTCGGGCAGATCGACATCCTGGGCGCCGACGGCAAGCTCGCCGCCCAGGCCACCACCACCTACGCCCTGCTCTGA
- a CDS encoding PAS and helix-turn-helix domain-containing protein yields the protein MGLDYRTAFDLAPIGLVLSENRQILDCNRHVLAMFGAEREQFIGHSFELLYPSPAEFERTGERIVASLDRQGYYADDRIMKRLAGPRRGELFWCHVSGRALDPRNPHAQGIWSFEDLSAHRQLKAVRAELTAREREIAALLIEGLTSKLIGKRLAISPRTVDVYRARLMKKYGAATTPDLVHKLLVG from the coding sequence ATGGGCCTGGACTACCGCACCGCCTTCGACCTTGCACCGATCGGCCTGGTGCTGTCGGAGAACCGCCAGATCCTCGACTGCAACCGCCATGTGCTGGCGATGTTCGGCGCCGAGCGCGAGCAGTTCATCGGCCACAGCTTCGAGCTGCTCTACCCCAGCCCGGCCGAGTTCGAGCGCACCGGCGAGCGCATCGTCGCCAGCCTCGATCGCCAGGGCTATTACGCCGACGACCGCATCATGAAGCGGCTGGCCGGGCCGCGGCGCGGCGAGCTGTTCTGGTGCCATGTCTCGGGCCGCGCGCTCGACCCGCGCAACCCTCATGCCCAGGGCATCTGGAGCTTCGAGGACCTCTCCGCGCACCGCCAGCTGAAGGCCGTGCGCGCCGAGCTGACGGCGCGCGAGCGCGAGATCGCCGCGCTGCTGATCGAGGGCCTGACCAGCAAGCTGATCGGCAAGAGGCTGGCCATCAGCCCGCGCACCGTCGACGTCTACCGCGCGCGGCTGATGAAGAAGTACGGCGCCGCCACCACGCCGGATCTGGTGCACAAGCTATTGGTGGGTTGA
- a CDS encoding DMT family transporter, with protein MMVDERKGQAYAGLAMLLVGSTVVVSKLIAAGAPPFAATALRFALALPLLLGLLRWRGLALPRPDRHDQVLLWLQAGAGSVGYTVLLIKGLAWVSAADAGVLTGTLPAVAALFAVLVLGERPAPATLAAIALASLGVLALNLRQAGIGLGWGQVLLLGAVLCEALFILLNKKLRRALHPLQLATLMVGGGLLLALPMAALELAQAGGRWMSPAALAGIAYYALVPTVLGFVLWYAGAARISAAQAALLTALMPASALLLSALVLGEPITGQQLLGLALVLAAMALLAWAQRRASTHQ; from the coding sequence ATGATGGTGGATGAACGCAAGGGCCAGGCCTATGCCGGGCTGGCGATGCTGCTGGTGGGCAGCACGGTGGTGGTCAGCAAGCTGATCGCGGCGGGGGCGCCGCCGTTCGCGGCCACCGCGCTGCGTTTTGCGCTCGCGCTGCCGCTGTTGCTGGGCCTGCTGCGTTGGCGCGGCCTGGCGCTGCCGCGCCCCGACCGGCACGACCAGGTCTTGCTGTGGCTGCAGGCCGGCGCTGGCAGCGTCGGCTACACGGTGTTGCTGATCAAGGGCCTGGCCTGGGTGAGTGCGGCCGATGCCGGCGTGCTGACCGGCACGCTGCCGGCGGTGGCGGCGCTGTTCGCGGTGCTGGTGCTGGGCGAGCGGCCTGCGCCCGCGACGCTGGCGGCGATCGCGCTGGCCAGCCTGGGCGTGCTGGCGCTGAACCTCCGGCAGGCGGGCATCGGCCTGGGCTGGGGCCAGGTCTTGCTGCTGGGTGCGGTGCTCTGCGAGGCCTTGTTCATCCTGCTCAACAAGAAGCTGCGCCGGGCCCTGCACCCGCTGCAGCTCGCCACCCTGATGGTGGGCGGCGGCCTGCTGCTGGCCCTGCCGATGGCCGCGCTGGAACTGGCGCAGGCCGGCGGGCGCTGGATGAGCCCGGCGGCGCTGGCCGGCATTGCCTATTACGCCCTGGTGCCCACGGTGCTGGGCTTTGTGCTCTGGTATGCCGGTGCGGCGCGCATCTCGGCTGCCCAGGCCGCGCTGCTGACGGCGCTGATGCCGGCATCGGCCCTGCTGCTCTCGGCCCTGGTGCTGGGCGAGCCCATCACGGGCCAGCAGCTGCTGGGCCTGGCGTTGGTGCTGGCCGCGATGGCCCTGCTGGCCTGGGCGCAGCGCCGCGCCTCAACCCACCAATAG
- a CDS encoding AraC family transcriptional regulator, which yields MAFQELRRVLPSPLPGCLVLQMSGARSYPRHSHDQHGIGLIERGGQRSASGRGPVEARAGELITVNPGEVHDGRALDAQGRQWRMLYLEPALFEACGAALRPQLGEVPLTPPVLAHAGLRRALQRLFMAMEQGAAPSALLLETLLLESLAQLLPACGALAQHSRAAAPLEMARARERLLADPQRAPGLDELAQASGLGRYQLLRSFARAYGLPPHAYLLQHRLALARRLIARGTGLAEAAGAAGFADQSHMHRAFVRCLGFTPGAYRAAISFKTARHPSASI from the coding sequence ATGGCCTTCCAAGAGCTGCGGCGCGTGCTGCCTTCACCCCTGCCGGGTTGCCTGGTGCTGCAGATGAGCGGCGCGCGCAGCTATCCGCGCCACAGTCACGACCAGCATGGCATCGGCCTGATCGAGCGCGGCGGCCAGCGCTCGGCGAGTGGGCGCGGGCCGGTCGAGGCGCGGGCGGGCGAGCTCATCACGGTGAATCCGGGCGAGGTGCACGACGGCCGGGCGCTCGATGCGCAGGGCCGGCAATGGCGCATGCTCTACCTGGAGCCGGCGCTGTTCGAGGCCTGCGGCGCGGCGCTGCGGCCGCAGCTGGGCGAGGTGCCGCTGACGCCGCCGGTGCTGGCCCATGCGGGCCTGCGCCGCGCGCTGCAGCGCCTCTTCATGGCGATGGAGCAGGGCGCTGCGCCCTCGGCCCTGCTGCTGGAGACCTTGTTGCTGGAGAGCCTGGCCCAGCTGCTGCCGGCCTGCGGCGCCCTGGCGCAGCACTCGCGCGCCGCGGCCCCGCTTGAAATGGCGCGTGCGCGCGAGCGCCTGCTGGCCGATCCGCAGCGCGCACCGGGGCTGGACGAGCTGGCGCAGGCCAGCGGCCTCGGCCGCTACCAGCTGCTGCGCAGTTTCGCGCGCGCCTATGGCCTGCCGCCGCACGCCTATCTGCTGCAGCACCGGCTGGCGCTGGCGCGCCGCCTGATCGCGCGCGGCACGGGCCTGGCCGAGGCGGCGGGCGCGGCCGGCTTTGCCGACCAGAGCCATATGCACCGGGCCTTTGTGCGCTGCCTGGGTTTCACGCCCGGCGCCTACCGCGCTGCAATTTCGTTCAAGACCGCGCGCCATCCGTCCGCCAGCATCTGA